One region of Drosophila teissieri strain GT53w chromosome 2L, Prin_Dtei_1.1, whole genome shotgun sequence genomic DNA includes:
- the LOC122626206 gene encoding uncharacterized protein LOC122626206 → MREYIVLFAFLVILKTSLCSNERLENIVNGYGQLIEAKEQELILLELHISDLQKKLDELKTNSVNILDLDQLRRNLMEKEEQLMVCESNSKTQSAPGFWNTVKEIIKPKLEEKLKFLSANNVEANAQTMSKQEEANESSTWDWKDIPRQIVLYYSGN, encoded by the coding sequence atgaGGGAATATATAGtacttttcgcttttttggtGATTCTAAAAACGAGTTTGTGTTCCAATGAAAGACTGGAAAACATTGTCAATGGATATGGTCAGCTGATTGAAGCAAAGGAACAGGAACTGATATTGCTGGAGTTGCACATCAGCGACTTGCAAAAGAAGCTGGATGAACTTAAAACAAATAGTGTGAATATCTTGGATTTGGACCAACTAAGAAGGAATCTGATGGAAAAAGAGGAACAACTCATGGTCTGTGAGAGCAACTCCAAGACTCAGAGCGCTCCAGGATTCTGGAACACAGTGAAGGAAATCATAAAGCCAAAACTGGAGGAAAAACTAAAGTTCTTGAGTGCAAACAATGTGGAAGCCAACGCGCAAACTATGAGCAAACAAGAGGAAGCCAATGAAAGCAGCACCTGGGATTGGAAAGATATTCCTCGCCAGATAGTCCTTTATTATTCGGGCAACTGA